The Lactuca sativa cultivar Salinas chromosome 2, Lsat_Salinas_v11, whole genome shotgun sequence genome includes a window with the following:
- the LOC111910966 gene encoding protein FAF-like, chloroplastic, producing the protein MTQMQGIVSILQGSDNHEKTTRAGSLRRTLSADMSSKRWLSDNGLSVSPTMKKIASSEQIAIDFSSSSEEDEEECEVIGNANKNPSRIDIWTAIMSQKVQDDSVKLPPPYVHPLVKKSASSLSEKSLKVCTESLGSETGSDVFSSYPISSETGDENKIHETQEEEVEIKETDMEEQKVVKHVTCLTTKKVQQARSLPPPLSSLATAHTDGPSLHMHSHRVDGRLVLEAVSVPQQNYFEAQRQDGRFLLTLIDNPNDQASKQDLQDIFSITEEEKPQEDNIDVEDKDEGEIKSNFTDNEMGILKVRPPNLTRGMIKLHRSMVSTKRITERDNENPSWSRKLNARTANLEKLQVVEEEEASATPPSASQIKQSVPRPPRATGLPPLPPPTTATSFNSYQYFWRAKPTVASVFDPLITQHRPPTKTNDLVLLRGNKADCLLPSLKGCKEPRRSLLMWEPFCIATS; encoded by the coding sequence ATGACCCAGATGCAAGGTATAGTGTCGATCCTGCAGGGTTCCGACAACCACGAGAAGACCACCAGGGCTGGGTCACTCCGGCGGACTTTGTCCGCTGACATGTCCTCAAAGCGGTGGTTGTCAGACAACGGGTTGTCGGTCTCTCCCACTATGAAGAAGATCGCATCATCTGAGCAGATCGCAATCGATTTTTCTTCATCGTCCGAAGAGGACGAAGAAGAGTGCGAGGTGATCGGAAACGCCAACAAGAATCCGAGTAGGATCGATATTTGGACGGCGATTATGTCGCAAAAGGTGCAAGACGATTCGGTGAAACTTCCACCACCATATGTTCATCCACTTGTTAAGAAGTCTGCTAGCTCGTTGAGCGAGAAGAGTCTTAAGGTTTGTACCGAGAGTCTGGGCTCTGAGACTGGATCAGATGTGTTCTCGTCTTATCCAATATCCTCAGAAACAGGTGACGAGAATAAGATACATGAGACCCAAGAAGAAGAAGTCGAGATAAAAGAAACAGATATGGAGGAACAAAAAGTTGTCAAGCATGTGACATGCTTGACAACTAAAAAAGTCCAACAAGCTCGATCTCTACCTCCGCCTCTTTCATCTCTCGCAACAGCCCATACCGACGGGCCGTCACTTCACATGCATTCTCATCGGGTCGACGGACGTTTAGTCCTTGAAGCTGTATCGGTTCCCCAACAAAACTACTTTGAAGCTCAGCGCCAAGATGGTCGTTTTCTCCTCACGCTCATCGACAACCCTAACGACCAAGCATCCAAACAAGATCTTCAGGACATCTTCAGCATAACTGAGGAAGAAAAACCACAAGAAGACAACATCGACGTCGAAGATAAGGATGAAGGTGAGATAAAAAGCAACTTCACCGATAATGAAATGGGAATCTTGAAAGTGAGACCACCGAATTTGACTAGGGGCATGATAAAGCTACACAGATCTATGGTATCGACTAAGAGGATCACCGAAAGAGACAATGAGAATCCCTCATGGTCCCGAAAGCTTAACGCAAGAACAGCAAACTTAGAAAAGTTACAAGTtgtggaggaggaggaagcaTCTGCAACCCCACCATCAGCATCACAAATTAAGCAATCTGTTCCACGACCACCCCGAGCAACCGGGCTGCCACCATTGCCCCCACCAACGACTGCCACCTCCTTCAACTCATACCAGTACTTCTGGAGGGCGAAACCAACTGTCGCCAGTGTCTTTGATCCTCTCATCACCCAACACCGCCCACCAACAAAAACCAACGACCTGGTTCTGCTCAGAGGTAACAAAGCAGACTGCTTGCTACCTTCATTAAAGGGTTGCAAAGAGCCAAGACGGTCACTTCTGATGTGGGAGCCATTCTGCATCGCCACCTCCTAA